One genomic region from Streptomyces sp. NBC_00457 encodes:
- a CDS encoding amidohydrolase family protein, translating to METTPAFPKIISVDDHTVEPADVWQHRLPKKYLDIGPRIVRAPLKEMSFLGGRFKPVMGTPGSDDGPIGDWWIYEDLHRPLTRLDTAVGYSRDEIKLEVITYEQMRVGSYDVPARLADMDVNHVQSALCFPTFPRFCGQTFTEASDRELALLCIQAYNDWMVEEWCGPEARGRLIPLTLIPLWDAELAAAEVRRNAARGVRAVAFSEIPPHLGLPSVHTDYWDPFLAACAETGTVVAMHIGSSSRMPSTSADAPPAVGSTITFANCCFSMVDWLMSGKFERFPGLKVMYAEGQIGWIPYILERADIVWEENRGWGGVADKVHRPPSELFAEHVYGCFFDDAFGLRNLDAIGVGNVLYETDYPHSDSTWPESRKVGETQMGHLEADVVERIVRRNAIELLGLTDDGLWAGP from the coding sequence ATGGAGACCACACCGGCATTTCCGAAGATCATCTCCGTCGACGACCACACCGTGGAGCCCGCGGACGTATGGCAGCACCGGCTTCCGAAGAAGTACCTGGACATCGGTCCGCGCATAGTCCGCGCGCCGCTGAAGGAGATGTCCTTCCTCGGCGGCCGCTTCAAGCCCGTCATGGGCACCCCCGGCAGCGACGACGGACCGATCGGCGACTGGTGGATCTACGAGGATCTGCATCGGCCGCTCACCCGCCTGGACACGGCGGTCGGCTACAGCAGGGACGAGATCAAGCTCGAAGTCATCACGTACGAGCAGATGCGCGTCGGTTCGTACGACGTCCCCGCCCGCCTCGCCGACATGGACGTCAACCACGTCCAGTCCGCCCTCTGCTTCCCCACCTTCCCGCGCTTCTGCGGGCAGACCTTCACGGAGGCGAGCGACCGCGAACTCGCCCTTCTCTGCATCCAGGCCTACAACGACTGGATGGTGGAGGAGTGGTGCGGACCCGAGGCCCGGGGCCGGCTCATACCGCTCACCCTCATTCCCCTCTGGGACGCCGAGCTGGCGGCGGCGGAAGTACGGCGCAACGCGGCCCGCGGCGTCCGGGCCGTCGCCTTCTCCGAGATACCCCCGCACCTCGGCCTGCCCTCCGTCCACACCGACTACTGGGACCCCTTCCTCGCCGCCTGCGCCGAGACCGGCACCGTCGTCGCGATGCACATCGGCTCCAGCAGCCGTATGCCCTCCACCTCCGCCGACGCGCCGCCCGCCGTCGGCTCCACCATCACCTTCGCCAACTGCTGCTTCTCGATGGTGGACTGGCTGATGAGCGGCAAGTTCGAGCGCTTCCCGGGGCTGAAGGTCATGTACGCGGAAGGGCAGATCGGCTGGATCCCGTACATCCTCGAGCGCGCCGACATCGTCTGGGAGGAGAACCGGGGCTGGGGCGGTGTCGCGGACAAGGTGCACCGGCCGCCGTCCGAGCTGTTCGCCGAGCATGTCTACGGCTGCTTCTTCGACGACGCCTTCGGGCTGCGCAACCTCGACGCCATCGGGGTCGGCAATGTCCTCTACGAGACCGACTACCCCCACTCCGACTCCACTTGGCCCGAGTCCCGCAAGGTCGGCGAGACGCAGATGGGGCACCTGGAGGCGGACGTCGTCGAGCGGATCGTACGGCGTAACGCGATCGAGCTGCTGGGGCTCACGGACGACGGGCTGTGGGCCGGCCCCTGA
- a CDS encoding TIGR03619 family F420-dependent LLM class oxidoreductase: MSYGIQLPVQSQSTLYTEPWEAAAGPDDLVAIARAADRAGFSYVACCDHVAIPRRLAPAMSTVWYDPVATLAYLAAATGHVRLLSHVAVVGLRHPLLTAKQYATLDHLSGGRLILGVGAGHVEEEFSALGVDFQHRGAVLDETIDALRAALGPDEFPEHHGKLYDFEGLGQRPRPAQEHVPVWVGGSSPAAVRRAALKGDGWLPQGDPRDRLPEQIARIRRLREEAGIQGPFVIGAIAEPLYVGTPAWDVGRRALTGPPDALAESLRAYRAMGVDQIQVRFRSRGRGELIDQIAAFGADIAPHL, encoded by the coding sequence GTGTCCTACGGCATCCAGCTCCCGGTCCAGTCCCAGAGCACCCTTTACACCGAGCCCTGGGAGGCGGCCGCCGGCCCCGACGACCTCGTGGCCATCGCCCGGGCCGCCGACCGCGCGGGCTTCTCCTACGTCGCCTGCTGCGACCACGTGGCCATCCCGCGCCGTCTCGCGCCCGCGATGAGCACGGTCTGGTACGACCCCGTCGCCACGCTCGCGTACCTGGCGGCGGCCACCGGGCACGTACGGCTCCTCAGCCATGTCGCGGTCGTGGGCCTGCGCCACCCCCTGCTCACCGCCAAGCAGTACGCGACCCTCGACCACCTCTCCGGCGGCCGGCTGATCCTCGGGGTCGGGGCGGGGCATGTGGAGGAGGAGTTCTCGGCGCTGGGCGTCGACTTCCAGCACCGGGGCGCGGTACTCGACGAGACCATCGACGCCCTCCGCGCGGCCCTCGGCCCCGACGAATTCCCCGAGCACCACGGCAAGTTGTACGACTTCGAGGGGCTCGGCCAGCGTCCGCGTCCCGCTCAGGAGCACGTCCCGGTCTGGGTCGGCGGATCGTCGCCGGCCGCCGTGCGCAGGGCGGCGCTGAAGGGGGACGGGTGGCTGCCGCAGGGGGACCCACGGGACCGGCTGCCGGAACAGATCGCCCGGATCAGGCGGCTCCGTGAAGAGGCCGGCATCCAGGGACCCTTCGTCATCGGCGCCATCGCCGAGCCCTTGTACGTCGGGACGCCTGCCTGGGACGTCGGCCGGCGCGCCCTCACCGGACCCCCCGACGCCCTCGCCGAGTCCCTCCGGGCCTACCGCGCGATGGGTGTGGACCAGATCCAGGTGCGGTTCCGCAGCCGGGGCCGCGGCGAACTCATCGACCAGATCGCGGCGTTCGGCGCCGACATAGCACCCCACCTCTGA
- a CDS encoding SDR family NAD(P)-dependent oxidoreductase: protein MGKLDGRVVIITGAARGQGEQEARLFRAEGAAVVVADVLDDQGESLAKEIGATYVHLDVGEEADWQAAVAAAKETYGRLDGLVNNAGILRFNTLADTPLDEFMQVVRVNQVGCFLGIKSVATELADGGTIVNTASYTGLTGMAAVGAYAATKHAVLGLTRVAALELADRGIRVNAMCPGAIDTAMSNPAQLDPNADAAEMTEALDGLYRKLVPLGRIGRPEEVARLALFLTCADSSYITGQPFVIDGGWLAGVSVV, encoded by the coding sequence ATGGGCAAGCTGGACGGACGCGTCGTCATCATCACCGGCGCGGCGCGCGGACAGGGCGAGCAGGAGGCCCGGCTGTTCAGGGCGGAGGGCGCGGCGGTCGTCGTGGCCGACGTGCTGGACGACCAGGGGGAGTCCCTCGCCAAGGAGATCGGGGCGACGTATGTCCATCTGGACGTCGGCGAGGAGGCCGACTGGCAGGCGGCGGTGGCCGCCGCGAAGGAGACGTACGGCCGTCTCGACGGGCTGGTCAACAATGCCGGGATCCTGCGCTTCAACACGCTCGCGGACACGCCGCTCGACGAGTTCATGCAGGTCGTACGGGTCAACCAGGTCGGCTGTTTCCTGGGGATCAAATCGGTGGCCACCGAACTGGCCGACGGCGGCACGATCGTCAACACCGCCTCCTACACCGGCCTGACCGGCATGGCGGCGGTCGGTGCCTACGCCGCCACCAAGCACGCCGTCCTCGGCCTCACCCGCGTCGCCGCGCTGGAGCTGGCCGACCGGGGCATCCGGGTCAACGCCATGTGCCCCGGCGCCATCGACACGGCGATGTCCAACCCGGCCCAGCTGGACCCGAACGCGGACGCCGCGGAGATGACGGAGGCGCTCGACGGGCTCTACCGCAAGCTCGTGCCGCTGGGCCGGATCGGGCGGCCGGAGGAGGTGGCACGGCTGGCGCTGTTCCTCACATGCGCGGACTCGTCGTACATCACGGGGCAGCCGTTCGTGATCGACGGTGGGTGGCTCGCGGGAGTCTCGGTCGTCTGA
- a CDS encoding LLM class flavin-dependent oxidoreductase: MEFGLFVQGYVGKRAETDPLAEHKALMEETEYVIQADKSGFKYAWASEHHFLEEYSHLSANDVFLGYLAHATERIHLGSGIFNPLAQVNHPVKVAEKVAMLDHLSQNRFEFGSGRGAGSHEILGFLPGITDMNYTKEIWEETIAEFPKMWLQEEYAGFQGKHWSLPPRKILPKPYGKSHPAMWYAAGSPPSYAMAAKKGLGVLGFSVQKVSDMEWVLEQYKTAVVDAEPIGDFVNDNVMVTTTAICAPTHAEAIEIAVNGGLHYLPSLVFRYHDTFPRPEGFPVWPETLPEYTAEFVEVLIEEELLICGDPDEVLTQCKRWEQAGADQLSFGLPVGVPKEETLQTIRLIGEHVIPKIDTDPVHRTTRFRRAG, from the coding sequence TTGGAATTCGGGCTCTTTGTACAGGGATATGTGGGCAAGCGCGCCGAGACCGACCCGCTGGCCGAACACAAGGCGCTGATGGAGGAGACCGAGTACGTCATCCAGGCCGACAAGTCCGGCTTCAAGTACGCCTGGGCCTCCGAACACCACTTCCTGGAGGAGTACTCGCACCTCTCCGCCAACGACGTGTTCCTGGGCTACCTCGCCCACGCGACCGAGCGCATCCATCTCGGCTCCGGGATCTTCAATCCCCTCGCCCAGGTCAACCACCCGGTCAAGGTCGCCGAGAAGGTGGCCATGCTCGACCACCTCTCGCAGAACCGCTTCGAGTTCGGCAGCGGGCGAGGCGCCGGATCGCACGAGATCCTCGGGTTCCTTCCCGGGATCACCGACATGAACTACACCAAGGAGATCTGGGAAGAGACCATCGCCGAGTTCCCGAAGATGTGGCTCCAGGAGGAGTACGCCGGGTTCCAGGGCAAGCACTGGTCGCTGCCGCCGCGGAAGATCCTGCCGAAGCCGTACGGCAAGTCCCACCCCGCGATGTGGTACGCGGCGGGGTCGCCGCCGTCGTACGCCATGGCGGCGAAGAAGGGGCTCGGTGTGCTCGGGTTCAGCGTGCAGAAGGTCTCCGACATGGAGTGGGTGCTGGAGCAGTACAAGACGGCGGTGGTGGACGCGGAGCCGATCGGGGACTTCGTCAACGACAACGTGATGGTGACGACGACGGCGATCTGTGCGCCTACTCATGCCGAGGCGATCGAGATCGCCGTCAATGGCGGGTTGCACTATCTGCCGTCGCTGGTCTTCCGGTACCACGACACGTTTCCGCGGCCGGAAGGGTTTCCGGTGTGGCCGGAGACGTTGCCTGAGTACACCGCGGAGTTCGTCGAGGTCCTCATCGAGGAGGAGCTACTGATCTGCGGGGATCCGGATGAGGTGCTCACGCAGTGCAAGCGGTGGGAGCAGGCGGGGGCGGATCAGTTGAGCTTCGGGTTGCCGGTGGGGGTGCCGAAGGAGGAGACGTTGCAGACGATTCGGCTTATTGGGGAGCACGTGATTCCGAAGATCGATACGGATCCGGTGCATCGGACTACGCGGTTCCGTAGGGCTGGCTGA
- a CDS encoding aldehyde dehydrogenase family protein: protein MTEGQRLFVGGSWVEPDGGHYEVTDPASEETVGWAPEASRDQVHAAAAAAREAFGSWSRTTPEERAVVLGRAADIIRGHLEPYARLAQAETGATTGTAYGMQVGVGAARFRRYAKVEPAEWAIPPQINEAGPMGRAAVMGALAVRQPVGVVTCVTSYNNPWANPAGKIAPALAMGNTVVVKPAPQDPLSVFRMAEALEAAGVPAGVVNVVCGRSVEVGEAAVSSPDVDMVSFTGSTAVGQRIAEVCGRDMKRQLMELGGKGAALVFDDADLGSAVAGIGTTFSFYSGQICTAPTRVLAQRGVYDRLVEQLAGYADRLKVGDPREPGTVVGPVISADHRERVESYVESGRKEGATVVTGGERPSYDRGFYVSPTLLADCTASMRVTREEIFGPVVSVIPFEEEEEGIALANDSDYGLIDYVWSSDVARAFRVARQLRAGGVGVNTVGRNMEAPFGGFKKSGVGRDVGSYALHAYSEVQALVWPG from the coding sequence GTGACCGAGGGACAACGTCTGTTCGTCGGCGGTTCGTGGGTCGAACCGGACGGCGGCCACTACGAGGTGACCGACCCGGCGTCGGAGGAGACCGTCGGGTGGGCGCCGGAGGCCTCGCGGGATCAGGTGCACGCGGCTGCCGCCGCGGCCCGCGAGGCCTTCGGTTCGTGGTCGCGTACGACGCCGGAGGAGCGGGCGGTCGTACTGGGCCGGGCGGCTGACATCATCCGCGGGCACCTGGAGCCGTATGCCCGGCTGGCGCAGGCGGAGACGGGGGCGACGACCGGGACGGCGTACGGCATGCAGGTCGGGGTCGGCGCGGCCCGTTTCCGGCGGTACGCGAAGGTCGAGCCGGCGGAGTGGGCGATCCCGCCGCAGATCAACGAGGCGGGCCCGATGGGCAGGGCGGCGGTGATGGGCGCCCTTGCCGTACGCCAGCCCGTCGGCGTCGTCACCTGCGTCACCTCCTACAACAACCCCTGGGCCAACCCGGCCGGCAAGATCGCCCCCGCGCTGGCCATGGGCAACACGGTCGTCGTCAAACCCGCCCCGCAGGACCCCCTGTCGGTGTTCCGGATGGCGGAGGCGCTGGAGGCTGCGGGCGTTCCGGCGGGCGTCGTGAACGTGGTCTGCGGCCGGTCGGTGGAGGTGGGCGAGGCGGCCGTATCGTCCCCCGACGTCGACATGGTCAGCTTCACCGGCTCCACCGCCGTAGGACAGCGCATCGCCGAGGTGTGCGGGCGCGACATGAAACGCCAGCTGATGGAGCTGGGCGGCAAGGGCGCGGCGCTCGTCTTCGACGACGCGGACCTCGGCTCGGCCGTGGCCGGCATCGGGACCACCTTCTCCTTCTACAGCGGCCAGATCTGCACCGCACCGACGCGAGTGCTGGCGCAGCGCGGGGTGTACGACCGGTTGGTCGAGCAACTCGCGGGCTATGCGGACCGGTTGAAGGTCGGAGACCCGAGAGAGCCCGGGACGGTGGTCGGACCGGTGATCTCGGCCGATCACCGGGAACGGGTCGAGTCGTATGTGGAGTCGGGCCGGAAGGAGGGAGCCACGGTGGTGACGGGCGGCGAACGCCCCTCGTACGACCGCGGCTTCTACGTCTCCCCGACCCTCCTGGCGGACTGCACTGCCTCGATGCGCGTGACCCGGGAGGAGATCTTCGGCCCGGTGGTATCCGTCATCCCCTTCGAGGAGGAGGAAGAGGGGATCGCCCTCGCCAACGACAGCGACTACGGCCTGATCGACTACGTCTGGTCGTCGGACGTCGCCCGCGCATTCCGCGTCGCCCGGCAACTGCGGGCCGGCGGAGTGGGCGTGAACACCGTCGGGCGGAACATGGAGGCACCGTTCGGGGGCTTCAAGAAGAGCGGGGTGGGGCGGGATGTGGGGTCGTATGCGCTGCATGCGTACAGCGAGGTGCAGGCGCTTGTTTGGCCGGGGTGA